The sequence ATCTGGCCCCCGAGGCGCGCCATGCGGACGACCTGCTCGTCTTCTTGTTGGACTTGGCGGGACGCGTCCCCAGGGCCGAGGAACTCTCGCGGGCGTTTCTTCGCGCCTATGCCCGCGAAAACGTGCTTCGCGCCCTGCTCGCCCGGCTGCGGCCCCCCCGGGGATTGGAACGGGCGCTGTGGCGGAGCCGCTCCGGGCATCTGCCCCAGGCGCGGCTCCTGGGCTGGCTGGAGCACCTCCGTGAGGATGTGATCCGCCTGACTCAGTCTCCGGAGCCGCCTGTCGACGCGGGATGAAGCCCTTCGCTGACAGCCGCTGCTTCGCCGCGAGCACCAACTCCAGGATGGACGCGACGAGCGCCTTGCGTCGGTCCATGTCCAGGGGCGCGGGGAGCAGCGTCTTGAGCACAGTCGCGAAGCCCAGCGCCCTCGCGAGGACGGCTGCCGTTCCGCCTGCCTCCGGTCGGCCTGCCACGGGCTTAAGGTGGGGCGCTACCATCGACCGCCATGGATTGTCCTTCCGAGCCAGCCTCCGCCGTCACGTCGCCTGCTCCTGCGTCACCGCGCCCGCGCGTGTGGACGGTGCTGGTGGCCTTCCTGTTGCTGCTGATGGGGATCCTCGCGGTGAGCGTCACGGTGGCCAGCATCGCGATGGCGGTGGAGATCGCCCGCACAGGAGTGGATCCCCGGGACAGCAAAGCCATCCTGGCCCTGACTGAACAGCTCAAGACGATGTCCTGGCTCCAGGTGGCTGGAGTCATCACGTCGAGCCTCCTGGGGCTGACTGCCGCGCTCCTGGGCGGGTTCCTGTCCCCGAAGCCCCTGACGGAGCGGTTGCGGCTGGGGAAGGGGACACCGTTGCCGGCGTGGGCCTGGGGTGCCGCGCTCGTGGGCTGCTTCACGATGGGACAGGCGCTGGAGAGCCTGTCCGTCCTCACGGGTGTCTGGGATTACACGGCGTCGCTGAAGGGGTTGCAGGCCGTCAGCCAGGGCTCGCTCGCGACCTTCGCGCTGTTGCTGTTCTTCGGCACGCTGGTGGCGGGCACAGCGGAGGAACTTTTCTTCCGGGGCTATGTGCAGACGCGGCTGGTGGAGCGCTGGGGGAAGTGGGCCGGCATCGCGGGCGCTGCGGCGCTCTTCGGGTTCCTGCACCTGGATCCCATCCACAGCCCCATGGCCTTGATGATGGGCCTGTTCCTGGGCTGGCTCGCGGAGCGCACGGGCAGCCTGCGCCTGCCCATCTTCGTCCACATCCTCAACAACCTGACGTCGTTCCTGCTGTCTCGCTACGCGCCGCCCACCGCGGAGCTGCCAACCTCCGTGCACGTGACGCTGCTGGTGGTGTGCTCACTGGCGTTCGTGGGCGTGGTGCTGGCGCTGCGGCGGTCGGCATTTCATTCAGTGCGAGGTGGGACTGAACAGCATCCGTTGCCGCAACACGCTCAGTGACTCCAGGTCCGCAGCCACCTTCCGGACCTCCGCCATGGCCGCGTCCGCTGCCTTCAGCGCCTCATCCTCCAGCCCTTCGCGATACTGGTGCGCGGCGAAGTCAGTCCACTGTTCCCAACGCGAGTAGAGCCGCATGGGCCAGTCGGAGAGGCGGACTTCCGCGTAGTAGGGATCGGCTTCGCGCTTCGCCGGACCACATCGCAGGACCCAGGCGCGCCCTCCTGAGAGGACACCATTGGCGAGGACGGAGTCGTCCTTCCAGAGATCGAAATAGCCGCGAGAGAACCGCTCCCGGTGCGGCCAGCGAGCCAGGCAGTCGAAATGCAGCGGGGCGTCGCAGAAACGCCACAGCTCATCCTCTTTAGGAAAGGCCACTCCCGAGGTCGCTGTGTAGGGCTTCGACAAGTCAGTGCTGCCGCAGATGGCGCAGCTCGTGAATCCCTTGATGATCATTGCCATGGAGTGACACCCTACTCAGGGACCCACGGCACCGCGAACCTCTCCTGTCGCATCCGGCAGCTCCGCCGCGAGCTTCGCCCTCAACGCGGTCACGACGTTCGGATGGTCCCCCGCCACGTCCCGCAGCTCCGACGGGTCCGACACCGTGTCGAACAACTGCACCCGCACCCCATCCGGCGTCGGCAGCTCCAGCAGCTTCCACCGCCCCAGATACACGCCGCGGTGCCGGGCCCGGCGCACCGGCCCCTCCCACTCCGGCTTCAACGCAATCTCACCCGTATCCCCCTCCACCATCGCAATCTCATACAGCCACGGGTACGGCATGCGCACCGTCTGGTACGGCTGACCGTCCCGGTCGCTGAACCACACGTCCGTCTCAATCAGCGCGGGCACGTCCGGCAACGGCTTCGGCTCCGTCCCCGGCCGAGCCAGCGACGCCAGCGAGCGACCCCGGAACGACTCCGGCGCGGGCACGCCCAACAGGTCCAGCACCGTCGGCGCCACGTCCAGCGAGCGCGCCCGCTGCGTCACCTCGCGCCCTGACGCCACCTGCCCGGGCAGCCGCACCGCGAACGGGATGCGCAAACCCGCGCTGCCCCACAGGTGGTCTCCATGCCCCTGGCCCAGCCCCTCGTCCTCCAGGTGCTCGCCATGGTCCGACAGCAGCACCACCAGCGTGTCGTCCCACCGGCCCCGCCGCTCCAGGTCCGAGCGCACGCTCCCCACCAACCCGTCGAACGTGCGCACCGCCGCGTCGTAGTTCGCTCCCAGCGCCGCGACGTCCTCCGGCGTGGTCGCGGACGCGTTCGGATCCACCTCCATCCGAGGCGTCGCACCGAAGCGCCACGGTCCCCGGTAGCCATGCTCCACGTACTTGCCCTCCTGCGGCCACGGCGCCGCGTAGGGGAAGTGCGTGGACGACGCGAACACCACCAGCGCGAACGGCGCATCCTCCGGCAGCCCGTCCAGCACATGCCGCACCCGCGTTCGCAGCGGGGCCGGGTCCGTCAGCTCCGGGAACTCGCCCCGTTCCTTGAACAGCCCCGGCGCCAGCGCCGTCCATGGCAACAGCGCCACGTGCGTGATCAGCATCCGCTGCCGCACCAGATCCGGGAAGCGGAAGTCCGGCGCGGACACCACCTGGAAGCCGTACGGGAAGCGCGTGAAGTGGTCCCCCGCGTAGTCCGCCACCACCGCCGTGCGGTAGCCCTGCGCCTCCAGCACCGTGGCCAGCGTGGTGAGCTTGGCCTCGCGCGCCTCGCGCCCCACCAGCGTGTGCACCACCGGGTGCTCGCCCGCGTACTGCGACGTGAGCAGCGTCGTCCACGACGGCGCCGTGCGCGGCACCTGCACCACCGTGTCGTTGAAGCGCGTGCCTTCCCCCATCAGTTGGTCGATGTTCGGCGACGTGGCCCTCGGATAGCCGTTGCCCGACAGGCGGTCCGGCCGCAGCCCGTCCGACGCCAGGATGAGCAGGTTCGGCCGTGCGGGAGCCCCGGCCTTCGTACCGCCCGCCGCCCGCGCGAGGCCCAGCCCCGTGAAGCCCGCCACCGCCGCCGCGGCCGTCACTCCGCCCAGCACGCCGCGCCAGCGAGGGGACTCGGCCAGCCACCGGCCCACCACCGCCAGCACGCTCAACACCGGCAGCACCAGCGCGGCCATGACCCAACCCGACGGCTGCGTGCCGCTCAACCCCCGCAGCACCGCCGCCGTCACCTCCGAGCGCGCATACAACGTCGCCGCGTACAGGTGCGGATGCCGCGCCATGTCCCCCGCGACGAGGAACACCTCCACCACCAGGCACCCCAGGCCGCTCAGCCAGAACACCGCGCGCCGGCTGCGCCCCGCCGCCCACAAGCCGGCCCCCAAGAGCGCCCCCAGCACCAGCCCCACCACGCAGTACGCGCCAATCAGCCGCGCCACCTGCCACAGCACCACCCCGCGCCATGCGTTCCAGACGTACTCCGTGACGATGCCGCTCTCGTTGCCCTGGTAACCCAGTTGCATGTTCAGCAGGGCACAGAGCGTGTAGAGCACCAGGAAGACGAGCAGGCCCGCCCGGCAGCCCAGCAGGAGGGCGCGAGCGAGCGTCGGCGGTGTACGGGCGAAGGCGGGCATCCTGGGGCAGCGTGGTCACGAATCCCACGGCGCACACCCCACGCCGGAACGGAGTGCCCACGCCCGGACGTACGGGGGGCCGGAATTCCGCTCCGGGTGTCTCCCAGGCCGGTTTTCCGGGCCCCGGCTCCGAGCGGGCCCAGGTGTTTTCGCCAGGGCCGTCACTGGACTGGCGAGCAGGGGTTGCGGGCTCTACTGTTCAGGCGCCTCTTTCTTCACCGGGAGCCGGAACGCCCATGTCCTTTACCCACCTTCACCTCCACACCCTCTATTCGCTGCTGGATGGGGCCATCCGGATGAAGGACCTCATCAAGACGGTGAAGGAGAAGGGCATGTCGAGCGTGGCCGTGACGGACCACGGCAACATGTTCGGCACCATCGACTTCTACAAGAAGGCGAAGGACGCCGGTATCAAGCCCATCCTCGGCCTGGAGGCGTACGTCGCGGGACCCAAGGGGCGCGAGGACCGTTCCGAGAAGGTGGCCCACCACCTCATCCTCCTGGCCAAGAACGCGGAGGGCTACGCGAACCTGCGCTACCTGTCCTCCACCGCGTACATGAACGGGTTCTACTACCACCCGCGCATCGACAAGCAGGTGCTCGCGGAGCACAGCAAGGGCCTGGTCGGCCTCACCGCGTGCCTGGGCGGTGAAGTGACGAGCGCGTGCTTCCGCGGCGACATGGACCACGCCCGCCGCGTGGCCGCCGAGTACAAGGGCATCTTCGAGCCCGACAGCTTCTATCTGGAGGTCCAGTCCAACGGCATGGCCGAGCAGGACAAGGCCAACGAGAACCTGAAGCAGCTCTCGCGCGACCTGGACATCCCGCTCGTCGCCACCGCGGACGCGCACTACATCAAGCGCGAGGACGCCAAGGCGCACGAGTTGCTCATGTGCATCGCCAGCGGCAAGACGCTGGCGGACAACAAGCGCCTGCGCCACTCCACCGACAAGCTCTACGTCACGAGCCCGGAGGAGATGCTCGGCTTCTTCGCGGACTCGCCGGAGGCCGTGCACAACTCCATGCGCATCGCGGAGATGTGCAACGTGGAATTGAAGCTGGGCAAGCCCATGCTCCCCACGTTCAAGGTGCCGGACGGCCACACGCCGGACACCTTCATGTCGGAGCTGGCCTACGAGGGCCTGCGCCAGCGCTTCAAGGAGCTGGAGGGCCAGTACCCCATCGACCGCGAGCAGTACCAGGCGCGCCTCACGCTGGAGCTGGGCGTCATCCAGCGCATGGGCTTCTCCGGCTACTTCCTCATCGTCCAGGACTTCATCAACTGGGCCAAGGACCACAACATCCCGGTGGGCCCGGGCCGTGGCTCCGGCGCCGGTTCGCTGGTGGCCTACGCGCTGCGCATCACCGACCTGGACCCCATCCCGTACAACCTCCTCTTCGAGCGCTTCCTCAACCCGGAGCGCGTGTCGATGCCGGACTTCGATATCGACTTCTGCCAGGACCGGCGCGACGAGGTCATCAAGTACGTGGGCCGCAAGTACGGCGAGATGAACGTGGGGCAGATCATCACGTTCGGCTCGCTCAAGGCCAAGAGCGTGCTGCGCGACGTGTGCCGCGTCTTCGGCCTGCCCTTCAGCGAAGGCGACCGCATCGCCAAGCTGGTGCCCGAAGTCCTCAACATCACCTTGAAGGAGGCCATCGAGATGGAGCCTCGCCTCAAGGAGATGATCGAAAAGCCCCAGAACATCGGTGAGGTGGAGGGCAACCCCGTCACCACCAAGGACGTGCTCGAAATCGCGCTCGCGCTGGAGGGCCTGCACCGCCAGCCCGGCATGCACGCCGCGGGCGTGGTCATCGCGGACAAGCCGCTCTGGGAGTTCGTGCCCGTCTACCA is a genomic window of Corallococcus macrosporus containing:
- a CDS encoding CPBP family intramembrane glutamic endopeptidase codes for the protein MDCPSEPASAVTSPAPASPRPRVWTVLVAFLLLLMGILAVSVTVASIAMAVEIARTGVDPRDSKAILALTEQLKTMSWLQVAGVITSSLLGLTAALLGGFLSPKPLTERLRLGKGTPLPAWAWGAALVGCFTMGQALESLSVLTGVWDYTASLKGLQAVSQGSLATFALLLFFGTLVAGTAEELFFRGYVQTRLVERWGKWAGIAGAAALFGFLHLDPIHSPMALMMGLFLGWLAERTGSLRLPIFVHILNNLTSFLLSRYAPPTAELPTSVHVTLLVVCSLAFVGVVLALRRSAFHSVRGGTEQHPLPQHAQ
- a CDS encoding sulfatase family protein — encoded protein: MPAFARTPPTLARALLLGCRAGLLVFLVLYTLCALLNMQLGYQGNESGIVTEYVWNAWRGVVLWQVARLIGAYCVVGLVLGALLGAGLWAAGRSRRAVFWLSGLGCLVVEVFLVAGDMARHPHLYAATLYARSEVTAAVLRGLSGTQPSGWVMAALVLPVLSVLAVVGRWLAESPRWRGVLGGVTAAAAVAGFTGLGLARAAGGTKAGAPARPNLLILASDGLRPDRLSGNGYPRATSPNIDQLMGEGTRFNDTVVQVPRTAPSWTTLLTSQYAGEHPVVHTLVGREAREAKLTTLATVLEAQGYRTAVVADYAGDHFTRFPYGFQVVSAPDFRFPDLVRQRMLITHVALLPWTALAPGLFKERGEFPELTDPAPLRTRVRHVLDGLPEDAPFALVVFASSTHFPYAAPWPQEGKYVEHGYRGPWRFGATPRMEVDPNASATTPEDVAALGANYDAAVRTFDGLVGSVRSDLERRGRWDDTLVVLLSDHGEHLEDEGLGQGHGDHLWGSAGLRIPFAVRLPGQVASGREVTQRARSLDVAPTVLDLLGVPAPESFRGRSLASLARPGTEPKPLPDVPALIETDVWFSDRDGQPYQTVRMPYPWLYEIAMVEGDTGEIALKPEWEGPVRRARHRGVYLGRWKLLELPTPDGVRVQLFDTVSDPSELRDVAGDHPNVVTALRAKLAAELPDATGEVRGAVGP